A part of Chroicocephalus ridibundus chromosome 5, bChrRid1.1, whole genome shotgun sequence genomic DNA contains:
- the MTNR1A gene encoding melatonin receptor type 1A isoform X2, giving the protein MHTSGKLPSRGGGYGRSARSRRPRSALRRAAPRRRVAGTRTPPAPAPALPTGRMRVNGSDLNSTVLPRDPPAEGTPRRPPWVTSTLAAILIFTIVVDLLGNLLVILSVYRNKKLRNAGDPWTSFCAPRENG; this is encoded by the exons ATGCACACTTCGGGGAAACTTCCCAGCCGCGGCGGTGGCTATGGGAGGagcgcccgctcccgccggccaCGCTCCGCCCTAAggcgggcagccccgcggcggaGGGTGGCCGGGACACgcaccccccccgctcccgccccggctctgcccaccgGCAGGATGAGAGTGAACGGGAGCGATCTGAACAGCACCGTCCTCCCGCGGGACCCGCCGGCCGAGGGcaccccgcgccgcccgccctgGGTGACCTCCACTTTGGCCGCCATCCTCATCTTCACCATCGTGGTGGACCTGCTGGGCAACCTCCTGGTCATCCTCTCCGTTTACCGGAATAAGAAGCTGCGGAACGCGG GTGATCCTTGGACTTCTTTTTGTGCCCCGAGAGAAAATGGCTAG